A window of the Cynocephalus volans isolate mCynVol1 chromosome 10, mCynVol1.pri, whole genome shotgun sequence genome harbors these coding sequences:
- the DMPK gene encoding myotonin-protein kinase isoform X5, which yields MVLPVQHVSRGAAEAAPAAGAGPRLPGAGAPARPSPGRPPGAGCLQPGPGQVCGRLLAVGPSPNPKSSVYLSVVQEPPASESTAEPIAAKLKEVRLQRDDFEILKVIGRGAFSEVAVVKMKQTGQVYAMKIMNKWDMLKRGEVSCFREERDVLVNGDRRWITELHFAFQDENYLYLVMEYYVGGDLLTLLSKFGERIPADMARFYLAEIVMAIDSVHQLGYVHRDIKPDNILLDRCGHIRLADFGSCLKLREDGTVRSLVAVGTPDYLSPEILQAVGGGPGTGSYGPECDWWALGVFAYEMFYGQTPFYADSTAETYGKIVHYKEHLSLPLADAGVPEEAQDLIQRLLCPPETRLGRGGAGDFQKHPFFFGLDWDGLCDSMPPFIPDFEGATDTCNFDVVEDGLTAMVSGGGETLSDMQEDMPLGVQLPFVGYSYSCMALRDNEVPVPIPMEMEAEQLPEPHIQVPSLEPTVSPPKETAEVTVPAALPVAEAEVTLRELQEALEEEVLSRQSLGREMEAIRTANQNFASQLREAEARNRDLEAHVRQLQERMELLQAQGAAAVTGVPSPRATDPPSYMAPRPWLWASARWWGQAPCTAATCCSLPGSLGLTYRRRVPCSCSPLLWLVPPPWAALGWWPAPAISPQSEAVPEPPSTPEP from the exons ATGGTGCTGCCTGTCCAACATGTCAGCCGAGGTGCGGCTGAGGCGGCTCCAGCAGCTGGTGCTGGACCCCGGCTTCCTGGGGCTGGAGCCCCTGCTCGACCTTCTCCTGGGCGTCCACCAGGAGCTGGGTGCCTCCAACCTGGCCCAGGACAAGTATGTGGCCGACTTCTTGCAGTGGG tcctTCTCCCAATCCCAAGTCCAGTGTTTACCTAAGTGTGGTCCAAGAACCACCTGCATCTGAATCTA cagcgGAGCCCATCGCGGCGAAGCTTAAGGAGGTTCGACTGCAGAGGGATGACTTTGAGATTCTGAAGGTGATCGGACGCGGGGCGTTCAGCGAG GTAGCGGTGGTAAAGATGAAGCAGACGGGCCAGGTATACGCCATGAAGATCATGAATAAGTGGGACATGCTGAAGAGAGGCGAA GTGTCGTGCTTCCGTGAAGAGAGGGATGTGTTGGTGAATGGGGACAGGCGCTGGATCACGGAGCTGCACTTCGCCTTCCAGGATGAGAACTACCTG TACCTGGTCATGGAGTACTACGTGGGCGGGGACCTGCTAACGCTGCTGAGCAAGTTCGGGGAACGGATCCCAGCCGACATGGCGCGCTTCTACCTGGCTGAGATCGTCATGGCCATAGACTCGGTGCATCAGCTGGGCTATGTGCACAG AGACATCAAACCGGACAACATCCTGCTGGACCGCTGCGGCCACATCCGCCTGGCGGACTTCGGTTCCTGCCTCAAGCTGCGGGAGGATGGAACG GTGCGGTCGCTGGTGGCTGTGGGTACCCCGGACTACCTGTCCCCCGAGATCCTGCAGGCCGTGGGTGGCGGGCCTGGGACAGGCAGCTACGGGCCCGAGTGTGACTGGTGGGCACTGGGCGTGTTCGCCTATGAAATGTTCTATGGGCAGACGCCCTTCTACGCTGACTCCACGGCCGAGACCTACGGCAAGATCGTCCACTACAAG GAGCACCTGTCTCTGCCGCTGGCGGACGCAGGGGTCCCTGAGGAGGCCCAAGACCTCATCCAGCGGCTGCTGTGTCCCCCGGAGACACGGCTAGGTCGGGGTGGAGCAGGCGATTTCCAGAAGCATCCTTTCTTCTTTGGCCTCGACTGGGATGGTCTCTGTGACAGCATGCCCCCCTTTATACCAGATTTCGAGGGTGCCACTGACACGTGCAATTTCGACGTGGTGGAGGATGGGCTCACTGCCATGGTGAGCGGGGGCGGG GAGACGCTGTCCGACATGCAGGAAGACATGCCACTGGGGGTCCAACTGCCCTTTGTGGGCTACTCCTACTCCTGCATGGCCCTCAG gGACAATGAGGTCCCAGTCCCCATACCCATGGAAATGGAGGCCGAGCAGTTGCCTGAGCCACATATCCAAGTGCCCAGCCTGGAGCCCACGGTGTCCCCACCAAAGGAAACA GCTGAAGTGACAGTTCCCGCGGCTCTCCCTGTGGCCGAGGCCGAGGTGACGCTTCGGGAGCTCCAGGAAGCCCTGGAGGAGGAAGTGCTTTCCCGGCAGAGCCTGGGCCGGGAGATGGAGGCCATCCGCACGGCCAACCAGAACTTCGCCAG TCAACTGCGCGAGGCCGAGGCCCGGAACCGAGACCTGGAGGCGCATGTCCGGCAGTTGCAGGAGCGGATGGAGTTGCTGCAGGCCCAGGGAGCCGCAG cTGTCACGGGGGTCCCCAGTCCCCGGGCCACGGATCCACCTTCCTAT ATGGCCCCCCGGCCGTGGCTCTGGGCCAGTGCCCGCTGGTGGGGCCAGGCTCCATGCACCGCCGCCACCTGCTGCTCCCTGCCAGG ATCACTAGGACTGACCTATCGGAGGCGCGTTCCCTGCTCCTGTTCGCCGCTGCTCTGGCTCGTGCCACCTCCCTGGGCTGCACTGGGTTGGTGGCCCGCACCGGCCATCTCGCCTCAGTCTGAAGCCGTTCCAGAGCCGCCTTCGACCCCTGAACCCTAG
- the DMPK gene encoding myotonin-protein kinase isoform X3 produces the protein MSAEVRLRRLQQLVLDPGFLGLEPLLDLLLGVHQELGASNLAQDKYVADFLQWAEPIAAKLKEVRLQRDDFEILKVIGRGAFSEVAVVKMKQTGQVYAMKIMNKWDMLKRGEVSCFREERDVLVNGDRRWITELHFAFQDENYLYLVMEYYVGGDLLTLLSKFGERIPADMARFYLAEIVMAIDSVHQLGYVHRDIKPDNILLDRCGHIRLADFGSCLKLREDGTVRSLVAVGTPDYLSPEILQAVGGGPGTGSYGPECDWWALGVFAYEMFYGQTPFYADSTAETYGKIVHYKEHLSLPLADAGVPEEAQDLIQRLLCPPETRLGRGGAGDFQKHPFFFGLDWDGLCDSMPPFIPDFEGATDTCNFDVVEDGLTAMVSGGGETLSDMQEDMPLGVQLPFVGYSYSCMALRDNEVPVPIPMEMEAEQLPEPHIQVPSLEPTVSPPKETAEVTVPAALPVAEAEVTLRELQEALEEEVLSRQSLGREMEAIRTANQNFASQLREAEARNRDLEAHVRQLQERMELLQAQGAAAVTGVPSPRATDPPSYLDGPPAVALGQCPLVGPGSMHRRHLLLPARITRTDLSEARSLLLFAAALARATSLGCTGLVARTGHLASV, from the exons ATGTCAGCCGAGGTGCGGCTGAGGCGGCTCCAGCAGCTGGTGCTGGACCCCGGCTTCCTGGGGCTGGAGCCCCTGCTCGACCTTCTCCTGGGCGTCCACCAGGAGCTGGGTGCCTCCAACCTGGCCCAGGACAAGTATGTGGCCGACTTCTTGCAGTGGG cgGAGCCCATCGCGGCGAAGCTTAAGGAGGTTCGACTGCAGAGGGATGACTTTGAGATTCTGAAGGTGATCGGACGCGGGGCGTTCAGCGAG GTAGCGGTGGTAAAGATGAAGCAGACGGGCCAGGTATACGCCATGAAGATCATGAATAAGTGGGACATGCTGAAGAGAGGCGAA GTGTCGTGCTTCCGTGAAGAGAGGGATGTGTTGGTGAATGGGGACAGGCGCTGGATCACGGAGCTGCACTTCGCCTTCCAGGATGAGAACTACCTG TACCTGGTCATGGAGTACTACGTGGGCGGGGACCTGCTAACGCTGCTGAGCAAGTTCGGGGAACGGATCCCAGCCGACATGGCGCGCTTCTACCTGGCTGAGATCGTCATGGCCATAGACTCGGTGCATCAGCTGGGCTATGTGCACAG AGACATCAAACCGGACAACATCCTGCTGGACCGCTGCGGCCACATCCGCCTGGCGGACTTCGGTTCCTGCCTCAAGCTGCGGGAGGATGGAACG GTGCGGTCGCTGGTGGCTGTGGGTACCCCGGACTACCTGTCCCCCGAGATCCTGCAGGCCGTGGGTGGCGGGCCTGGGACAGGCAGCTACGGGCCCGAGTGTGACTGGTGGGCACTGGGCGTGTTCGCCTATGAAATGTTCTATGGGCAGACGCCCTTCTACGCTGACTCCACGGCCGAGACCTACGGCAAGATCGTCCACTACAAG GAGCACCTGTCTCTGCCGCTGGCGGACGCAGGGGTCCCTGAGGAGGCCCAAGACCTCATCCAGCGGCTGCTGTGTCCCCCGGAGACACGGCTAGGTCGGGGTGGAGCAGGCGATTTCCAGAAGCATCCTTTCTTCTTTGGCCTCGACTGGGATGGTCTCTGTGACAGCATGCCCCCCTTTATACCAGATTTCGAGGGTGCCACTGACACGTGCAATTTCGACGTGGTGGAGGATGGGCTCACTGCCATGGTGAGCGGGGGCGGG GAGACGCTGTCCGACATGCAGGAAGACATGCCACTGGGGGTCCAACTGCCCTTTGTGGGCTACTCCTACTCCTGCATGGCCCTCAG gGACAATGAGGTCCCAGTCCCCATACCCATGGAAATGGAGGCCGAGCAGTTGCCTGAGCCACATATCCAAGTGCCCAGCCTGGAGCCCACGGTGTCCCCACCAAAGGAAACA GCTGAAGTGACAGTTCCCGCGGCTCTCCCTGTGGCCGAGGCCGAGGTGACGCTTCGGGAGCTCCAGGAAGCCCTGGAGGAGGAAGTGCTTTCCCGGCAGAGCCTGGGCCGGGAGATGGAGGCCATCCGCACGGCCAACCAGAACTTCGCCAG TCAACTGCGCGAGGCCGAGGCCCGGAACCGAGACCTGGAGGCGCATGTCCGGCAGTTGCAGGAGCGGATGGAGTTGCTGCAGGCCCAGGGAGCCGCAG cTGTCACGGGGGTCCCCAGTCCCCGGGCCACGGATCCACCTTCCTAT CTAGATGGCCCCCCGGCCGTGGCTCTGGGCCAGTGCCCGCTGGTGGGGCCAGGCTCCATGCACCGCCGCCACCTGCTGCTCCCTGCCAGG ATCACTAGGACTGACCTATCGGAGGCGCGTTCCCTGCTCCTGTTCGCCGCTGCTCTGGCTCGTGCCACCTCCCTGGGCTGCACTGGGTTGGTGGCCCGCACCGGCCATCTCGCCTCAGTCTGA
- the DMPK gene encoding myotonin-protein kinase isoform X6, whose amino-acid sequence MVLPVQHVSRGAAEAAPAAGAGPRLPGAGAPARPSPGRPPGAGCLQPGPGQVCGRLLAVGPSPNPKSSVYLSVVQEPPASESTAEPIAAKLKEVRLQRDDFEILKVIGRGAFSEVAVVKMKQTGQVYAMKIMNKWDMLKRGEVSCFREERDVLVNGDRRWITELHFAFQDENYLYLVMEYYVGGDLLTLLSKFGERIPADMARFYLAEIVMAIDSVHQLGYVHRDIKPDNILLDRCGHIRLADFGSCLKLREDGTVRSLVAVGTPDYLSPEILQAVGGGPGTGSYGPECDWWALGVFAYEMFYGQTPFYADSTAETYGKIVHYKEHLSLPLADAGVPEEAQDLIQRLLCPPETRLGRGGAGDFQKHPFFFGLDWDGLCDSMPPFIPDFEGATDTCNFDVVEDGLTAMVSGGGETLSDMQEDMPLGVQLPFVGYSYSCMALRDNEVPVPIPMEMEAEQLPEPHIQVPSLEPTVSPPKETAEVTVPAALPVAEAEVTLRELQEALEEEVLSRQSLGREMEAIRTANQNFASQLREAEARNRDLEAHVRQLQERMELLQAQGAAAVTGVPSPRATDPPSYLDGPPAVALGQCPLVGPGSMHRRHLLLPARITRTDLSEARSLLLFAAALARATSLGCTGLVARTGHLASV is encoded by the exons ATGGTGCTGCCTGTCCAACATGTCAGCCGAGGTGCGGCTGAGGCGGCTCCAGCAGCTGGTGCTGGACCCCGGCTTCCTGGGGCTGGAGCCCCTGCTCGACCTTCTCCTGGGCGTCCACCAGGAGCTGGGTGCCTCCAACCTGGCCCAGGACAAGTATGTGGCCGACTTCTTGCAGTGGG tcctTCTCCCAATCCCAAGTCCAGTGTTTACCTAAGTGTGGTCCAAGAACCACCTGCATCTGAATCTA cagcgGAGCCCATCGCGGCGAAGCTTAAGGAGGTTCGACTGCAGAGGGATGACTTTGAGATTCTGAAGGTGATCGGACGCGGGGCGTTCAGCGAG GTAGCGGTGGTAAAGATGAAGCAGACGGGCCAGGTATACGCCATGAAGATCATGAATAAGTGGGACATGCTGAAGAGAGGCGAA GTGTCGTGCTTCCGTGAAGAGAGGGATGTGTTGGTGAATGGGGACAGGCGCTGGATCACGGAGCTGCACTTCGCCTTCCAGGATGAGAACTACCTG TACCTGGTCATGGAGTACTACGTGGGCGGGGACCTGCTAACGCTGCTGAGCAAGTTCGGGGAACGGATCCCAGCCGACATGGCGCGCTTCTACCTGGCTGAGATCGTCATGGCCATAGACTCGGTGCATCAGCTGGGCTATGTGCACAG AGACATCAAACCGGACAACATCCTGCTGGACCGCTGCGGCCACATCCGCCTGGCGGACTTCGGTTCCTGCCTCAAGCTGCGGGAGGATGGAACG GTGCGGTCGCTGGTGGCTGTGGGTACCCCGGACTACCTGTCCCCCGAGATCCTGCAGGCCGTGGGTGGCGGGCCTGGGACAGGCAGCTACGGGCCCGAGTGTGACTGGTGGGCACTGGGCGTGTTCGCCTATGAAATGTTCTATGGGCAGACGCCCTTCTACGCTGACTCCACGGCCGAGACCTACGGCAAGATCGTCCACTACAAG GAGCACCTGTCTCTGCCGCTGGCGGACGCAGGGGTCCCTGAGGAGGCCCAAGACCTCATCCAGCGGCTGCTGTGTCCCCCGGAGACACGGCTAGGTCGGGGTGGAGCAGGCGATTTCCAGAAGCATCCTTTCTTCTTTGGCCTCGACTGGGATGGTCTCTGTGACAGCATGCCCCCCTTTATACCAGATTTCGAGGGTGCCACTGACACGTGCAATTTCGACGTGGTGGAGGATGGGCTCACTGCCATGGTGAGCGGGGGCGGG GAGACGCTGTCCGACATGCAGGAAGACATGCCACTGGGGGTCCAACTGCCCTTTGTGGGCTACTCCTACTCCTGCATGGCCCTCAG gGACAATGAGGTCCCAGTCCCCATACCCATGGAAATGGAGGCCGAGCAGTTGCCTGAGCCACATATCCAAGTGCCCAGCCTGGAGCCCACGGTGTCCCCACCAAAGGAAACA GCTGAAGTGACAGTTCCCGCGGCTCTCCCTGTGGCCGAGGCCGAGGTGACGCTTCGGGAGCTCCAGGAAGCCCTGGAGGAGGAAGTGCTTTCCCGGCAGAGCCTGGGCCGGGAGATGGAGGCCATCCGCACGGCCAACCAGAACTTCGCCAG TCAACTGCGCGAGGCCGAGGCCCGGAACCGAGACCTGGAGGCGCATGTCCGGCAGTTGCAGGAGCGGATGGAGTTGCTGCAGGCCCAGGGAGCCGCAG cTGTCACGGGGGTCCCCAGTCCCCGGGCCACGGATCCACCTTCCTAT CTAGATGGCCCCCCGGCCGTGGCTCTGGGCCAGTGCCCGCTGGTGGGGCCAGGCTCCATGCACCGCCGCCACCTGCTGCTCCCTGCCAGG ATCACTAGGACTGACCTATCGGAGGCGCGTTCCCTGCTCCTGTTCGCCGCTGCTCTGGCTCGTGCCACCTCCCTGGGCTGCACTGGGTTGGTGGCCCGCACCGGCCATCTCGCCTCAGTCTGA
- the DMPK gene encoding myotonin-protein kinase isoform X1 yields MSAEVRLRRLQQLVLDPGFLGLEPLLDLLLGVHQELGASNLAQDKYVADFLQWAEPIAAKLKEVRLQRDDFEILKVIGRGAFSEVAVVKMKQTGQVYAMKIMNKWDMLKRGEVSCFREERDVLVNGDRRWITELHFAFQDENYLYLVMEYYVGGDLLTLLSKFGERIPADMARFYLAEIVMAIDSVHQLGYVHRDIKPDNILLDRCGHIRLADFGSCLKLREDGTVRSLVAVGTPDYLSPEILQAVGGGPGTGSYGPECDWWALGVFAYEMFYGQTPFYADSTAETYGKIVHYKEHLSLPLADAGVPEEAQDLIQRLLCPPETRLGRGGAGDFQKHPFFFGLDWDGLCDSMPPFIPDFEGATDTCNFDVVEDGLTAMVSGGGETLSDMQEDMPLGVQLPFVGYSYSCMALSPGWMKGQQVVGPSTCPGKNRDNEVPVPIPMEMEAEQLPEPHIQVPSLEPTVSPPKETAEVTVPAALPVAEAEVTLRELQEALEEEVLSRQSLGREMEAIRTANQNFASQLREAEARNRDLEAHVRQLQERMELLQAQGAAAVTGVPSPRATDPPSYMAPRPWLWASARWWGQAPCTAATCCSLPGSLGLTYRRRVPCSCSPLLWLVPPPWAALGWWPAPAISPQSEAVPEPPSTPEP; encoded by the exons ATGTCAGCCGAGGTGCGGCTGAGGCGGCTCCAGCAGCTGGTGCTGGACCCCGGCTTCCTGGGGCTGGAGCCCCTGCTCGACCTTCTCCTGGGCGTCCACCAGGAGCTGGGTGCCTCCAACCTGGCCCAGGACAAGTATGTGGCCGACTTCTTGCAGTGGG cgGAGCCCATCGCGGCGAAGCTTAAGGAGGTTCGACTGCAGAGGGATGACTTTGAGATTCTGAAGGTGATCGGACGCGGGGCGTTCAGCGAG GTAGCGGTGGTAAAGATGAAGCAGACGGGCCAGGTATACGCCATGAAGATCATGAATAAGTGGGACATGCTGAAGAGAGGCGAA GTGTCGTGCTTCCGTGAAGAGAGGGATGTGTTGGTGAATGGGGACAGGCGCTGGATCACGGAGCTGCACTTCGCCTTCCAGGATGAGAACTACCTG TACCTGGTCATGGAGTACTACGTGGGCGGGGACCTGCTAACGCTGCTGAGCAAGTTCGGGGAACGGATCCCAGCCGACATGGCGCGCTTCTACCTGGCTGAGATCGTCATGGCCATAGACTCGGTGCATCAGCTGGGCTATGTGCACAG AGACATCAAACCGGACAACATCCTGCTGGACCGCTGCGGCCACATCCGCCTGGCGGACTTCGGTTCCTGCCTCAAGCTGCGGGAGGATGGAACG GTGCGGTCGCTGGTGGCTGTGGGTACCCCGGACTACCTGTCCCCCGAGATCCTGCAGGCCGTGGGTGGCGGGCCTGGGACAGGCAGCTACGGGCCCGAGTGTGACTGGTGGGCACTGGGCGTGTTCGCCTATGAAATGTTCTATGGGCAGACGCCCTTCTACGCTGACTCCACGGCCGAGACCTACGGCAAGATCGTCCACTACAAG GAGCACCTGTCTCTGCCGCTGGCGGACGCAGGGGTCCCTGAGGAGGCCCAAGACCTCATCCAGCGGCTGCTGTGTCCCCCGGAGACACGGCTAGGTCGGGGTGGAGCAGGCGATTTCCAGAAGCATCCTTTCTTCTTTGGCCTCGACTGGGATGGTCTCTGTGACAGCATGCCCCCCTTTATACCAGATTTCGAGGGTGCCACTGACACGTGCAATTTCGACGTGGTGGAGGATGGGCTCACTGCCATGGTGAGCGGGGGCGGG GAGACGCTGTCCGACATGCAGGAAGACATGCCACTGGGGGTCCAACTGCCCTTTGTGGGCTACTCCTACTCCTGCATGGCCCTCAG TCCAGGCTGGATGAAAGGCCAGCAGGTGGTCGGTCCCAGTACATGTCCAGGAAAAAACAG gGACAATGAGGTCCCAGTCCCCATACCCATGGAAATGGAGGCCGAGCAGTTGCCTGAGCCACATATCCAAGTGCCCAGCCTGGAGCCCACGGTGTCCCCACCAAAGGAAACA GCTGAAGTGACAGTTCCCGCGGCTCTCCCTGTGGCCGAGGCCGAGGTGACGCTTCGGGAGCTCCAGGAAGCCCTGGAGGAGGAAGTGCTTTCCCGGCAGAGCCTGGGCCGGGAGATGGAGGCCATCCGCACGGCCAACCAGAACTTCGCCAG TCAACTGCGCGAGGCCGAGGCCCGGAACCGAGACCTGGAGGCGCATGTCCGGCAGTTGCAGGAGCGGATGGAGTTGCTGCAGGCCCAGGGAGCCGCAG cTGTCACGGGGGTCCCCAGTCCCCGGGCCACGGATCCACCTTCCTAT ATGGCCCCCCGGCCGTGGCTCTGGGCCAGTGCCCGCTGGTGGGGCCAGGCTCCATGCACCGCCGCCACCTGCTGCTCCCTGCCAGG ATCACTAGGACTGACCTATCGGAGGCGCGTTCCCTGCTCCTGTTCGCCGCTGCTCTGGCTCGTGCCACCTCCCTGGGCTGCACTGGGTTGGTGGCCCGCACCGGCCATCTCGCCTCAGTCTGAAGCCGTTCCAGAGCCGCCTTCGACCCCTGAACCCTAG
- the DMPK gene encoding myotonin-protein kinase isoform X4: protein MSAEVRLRRLQQLVLDPGFLGLEPLLDLLLGVHQELGASNLAQDKYVADFLQWAEPIAAKLKEVRLQRDDFEILKVIGRGAFSEVAVVKMKQTGQVYAMKIMNKWDMLKRGEVSCFREERDVLVNGDRRWITELHFAFQDENYLYLVMEYYVGGDLLTLLSKFGERIPADMARFYLAEIVMAIDSVHQLGYVHRDIKPDNILLDRCGHIRLADFGSCLKLREDGTVRSLVAVGTPDYLSPEILQAVGGGPGTGSYGPECDWWALGVFAYEMFYGQTPFYADSTAETYGKIVHYKEHLSLPLADAGVPEEAQDLIQRLLCPPETRLDFEGATDTCNFDVVEDGLTAMVSGGGETLSDMQEDMPLGVQLPFVGYSYSCMALSPGWMKGQQVVGPSTCPGKNRDNEVPVPIPMEMEAEQLPEPHIQVPSLEPTVSPPKETAEVTVPAALPVAEAEVTLRELQEALEEEVLSRQSLGREMEAIRTANQNFASQLREAEARNRDLEAHVRQLQERMELLQAQGAAAVTGVPSPRATDPPSYMAPRPWLWASARWWGQAPCTAATCCSLPGSLGLTYRRRVPCSCSPLLWLVPPPWAALGWWPAPAISPQSEAVPEPPSTPEP from the exons ATGTCAGCCGAGGTGCGGCTGAGGCGGCTCCAGCAGCTGGTGCTGGACCCCGGCTTCCTGGGGCTGGAGCCCCTGCTCGACCTTCTCCTGGGCGTCCACCAGGAGCTGGGTGCCTCCAACCTGGCCCAGGACAAGTATGTGGCCGACTTCTTGCAGTGGG cgGAGCCCATCGCGGCGAAGCTTAAGGAGGTTCGACTGCAGAGGGATGACTTTGAGATTCTGAAGGTGATCGGACGCGGGGCGTTCAGCGAG GTAGCGGTGGTAAAGATGAAGCAGACGGGCCAGGTATACGCCATGAAGATCATGAATAAGTGGGACATGCTGAAGAGAGGCGAA GTGTCGTGCTTCCGTGAAGAGAGGGATGTGTTGGTGAATGGGGACAGGCGCTGGATCACGGAGCTGCACTTCGCCTTCCAGGATGAGAACTACCTG TACCTGGTCATGGAGTACTACGTGGGCGGGGACCTGCTAACGCTGCTGAGCAAGTTCGGGGAACGGATCCCAGCCGACATGGCGCGCTTCTACCTGGCTGAGATCGTCATGGCCATAGACTCGGTGCATCAGCTGGGCTATGTGCACAG AGACATCAAACCGGACAACATCCTGCTGGACCGCTGCGGCCACATCCGCCTGGCGGACTTCGGTTCCTGCCTCAAGCTGCGGGAGGATGGAACG GTGCGGTCGCTGGTGGCTGTGGGTACCCCGGACTACCTGTCCCCCGAGATCCTGCAGGCCGTGGGTGGCGGGCCTGGGACAGGCAGCTACGGGCCCGAGTGTGACTGGTGGGCACTGGGCGTGTTCGCCTATGAAATGTTCTATGGGCAGACGCCCTTCTACGCTGACTCCACGGCCGAGACCTACGGCAAGATCGTCCACTACAAG GAGCACCTGTCTCTGCCGCTGGCGGACGCAGGGGTCCCTGAGGAGGCCCAAGACCTCATCCAGCGGCTGCTGTGTCCCCCGGAGACACGGCTAG ATTTCGAGGGTGCCACTGACACGTGCAATTTCGACGTGGTGGAGGATGGGCTCACTGCCATGGTGAGCGGGGGCGGG GAGACGCTGTCCGACATGCAGGAAGACATGCCACTGGGGGTCCAACTGCCCTTTGTGGGCTACTCCTACTCCTGCATGGCCCTCAG TCCAGGCTGGATGAAAGGCCAGCAGGTGGTCGGTCCCAGTACATGTCCAGGAAAAAACAG gGACAATGAGGTCCCAGTCCCCATACCCATGGAAATGGAGGCCGAGCAGTTGCCTGAGCCACATATCCAAGTGCCCAGCCTGGAGCCCACGGTGTCCCCACCAAAGGAAACA GCTGAAGTGACAGTTCCCGCGGCTCTCCCTGTGGCCGAGGCCGAGGTGACGCTTCGGGAGCTCCAGGAAGCCCTGGAGGAGGAAGTGCTTTCCCGGCAGAGCCTGGGCCGGGAGATGGAGGCCATCCGCACGGCCAACCAGAACTTCGCCAG TCAACTGCGCGAGGCCGAGGCCCGGAACCGAGACCTGGAGGCGCATGTCCGGCAGTTGCAGGAGCGGATGGAGTTGCTGCAGGCCCAGGGAGCCGCAG cTGTCACGGGGGTCCCCAGTCCCCGGGCCACGGATCCACCTTCCTAT ATGGCCCCCCGGCCGTGGCTCTGGGCCAGTGCCCGCTGGTGGGGCCAGGCTCCATGCACCGCCGCCACCTGCTGCTCCCTGCCAGG ATCACTAGGACTGACCTATCGGAGGCGCGTTCCCTGCTCCTGTTCGCCGCTGCTCTGGCTCGTGCCACCTCCCTGGGCTGCACTGGGTTGGTGGCCCGCACCGGCCATCTCGCCTCAGTCTGAAGCCGTTCCAGAGCCGCCTTCGACCCCTGAACCCTAG